In the Dolichospermum flos-aquae CCAP 1403/13F genome, GTAAGCGGTGTCCATTATCAGTCCGCTTAGACAAAGTAGAAATTACTGTTGTCCGGGCGGGCATATTAATTCCCGCTGCTAAGGTTTCGGTGGCAAATACGACTTTAATTAATCCCTGTTGGAACAGTTCTTCGACAAATCCTTTCCAGGCTGGTAAAATCCCGGCATGATGGGCAGCTATGCCTCGATACAGTGGGGCAACTTGTCCAGCCCTGCCAGCATCGGGGTTTTTGCGTAAAAATTCATCAATTTGTTGCCGCAGGATTTGGGACTCATCATTATTAACTAACCATAAATCACCAACTTCTTCGACAGCTTTATCACAGCCCCGACGACTGAAAATAAAATAAATTGCAGGGAGCATATCCCGTTCTTGCAGTTGGCTGAGGGTATAAATAATACCGGGCGGTTCTGGTCTACCAGCTTTGCCTTTTTCCCAATATCCTTTTTTAGCCTTTTTGACTAAGCGGGGATTAATTTTGGTATTGGTTTCATTTAATAACGGAAATAATCCTTTGGGATTACAAAAGTTAAATTCTAGGGGAACGGGGCGAAAATCGGAGTAAATCAGGTCTGTTGGCCCATGAACATGATTTAACCAACTGGTAAGTTGATCACTGTTGGCAACGGTAGCGGAAAGGGCTACAAGTTGGACGCTGCGGGGACAGTAGATGATGGATTCTTCCCACACTGTACCGCGTTGGCGATCGTTCATGTAGTGGCACTCATCTAGCACCACAGCCTCAACATCGGTTAAGGAGATGCCGATTTGACCTATGGGTGTACCATAGAGCATATTGCGGAAAATTTCTGTGGTCATGACTAAAATTGGTGCATCCCTGTGAATGGAAGCGTCTCCGGTGAGGAGTCCAACTTGATCAAAGCCAAATTTTTCGCGGAAGTCTCGAAGTTTTTGATTAGATAATGCCTTTAAGGGAGTGGTGTAAAATACCCGTTTCCCGCGAGATAAGGCACGATAGATAGCATATTCCCCGATGAGGGTCTTTCCTGAGCCTGTGGGCGCACAGACGACTACTGAACGGTCAGCATTGAGGGAAGCGATCGCTTCTTTCTGGAATTGATCTAATTCAAAGGGGAAGATTGACCCAAGGTCAATTTCATTAGCGAAGGCAGAATAATTCACTCAATCATAATTTACAAGCAGACTATCCACTATCATAACGTGATTAGTGGTTTCCTACGTTGACATGAAAAGCGCAAGTTGTGAAGGTATGACTGAGCTTTTTTTAATTACTTTACTATTTCGGCAATTTTGCGGAGAACTCGATAGGTAATTACACTGACTACTTCCGCCAAGAAGTTTGTTGCAAAATTTGATCTATTTCTTGAGGAAAAGGACAATCATCAGGAAAAGAAAAAGATTGATAATCAGAGTTCTCTCGCAGAGTCGTTAATGCGCTGATATAACATTCTATAAATATTTCATCCCAATACGGTCTTAAGCTGGGAGAGTCTTCCAATAAGCCTTTCAATTCTCGCTGACTACGCTTAATTGTTTCTGTCCAACCACGATAGTCTTGAACGTAGTCTGAATAACAAAGTTTAAGACAATGTTCTAACATTGTGATGAGCCGATTTCGCAATTCTCGCTTTTGACTCCTTCCCAAACTTTCAATCTCCTCAATTAAGTCTTCCCAGTCAACACTATGATAATTTTGCTCTTTCAATAGATTAATTGTCTCTTCAATCCAGAGGGCGTAATCTGTTTGGGTTAGCATAGTATTTTTCCTCTTTCCCTAATTTTACACTTTTTTACCATTTTACTATTTCGGCAATTTTGCACAGAACTCGACAGGCAGATTCTAATTCGCTTTGGGTAGATAGTGGGGCAAATACTCGTGATATGGCATAGTGTTTATTTTCTAGTTTGACAAATACAATATCATCGCCATTGGTTAACATTCCAAAGTTGGGTAGATCAGTATTGGGACTAGCCATTAAGTAAGCCAGGGTTTGTGGCAATGCTGACCACACTGATAACATGGTTTTTTTTGATTCTAAAACGATTACCCATAGTTGATCTTGCAATACCAGTAAATCTATTCGACCCTGGAGGGTTTCTTCGCTATCAGCTATTGTTATTTGTACAGATTCTTCTGCTTTGATGCGAAAAGGTGGATCATATAAACCTGCAACGGTCAGCAATGGAGAAACGAGTAATAGCATTACTGTACTTTCTAATAAATGCCCACCTGAACGATGATAAATATAACGTTTCCAGAGAATTTCTAGGTTAGTGCGGTCATTGGGATTAATTTCAGGTAATTGATTATGCCATTCTGTAAAAAAATCCTCTGATTCACTGCGACTCAAGCCAAATCGTTTTTCTGCTTCAGCGATGGTGGTGATAGTTTCAGTAACGGCTAGTGTTTGCATGGTGGATTTTTGTCTCAGTAGTTGTGGTTATATCGTCACTGCGACTTTACCAACTTCTGTGGATGGTTCGGGTATGGGTTGTCCATCTTCTAGAAAATCAGAAAAATTACTCCAGTGCGTGTGATATACTGTGGGCATCAAAAAAATTTAGATATTCATTATGTCTAAAGATTGATCATTAGTTAAATGTCCTACAATATGCAAACCTATAACTTAACTGATAGTCAGAAAAATATTTTGAAATGGATTGTTGAGCAGGTTAGTGCAGGAAAGCTTGACGAGGAAGAGATTTGGGTGATATGGACTATGCAAGGAACGTCCCTTGTTGGATATGAAGATAATGTTCCTGAAATAAAAAAAACAACTCTTGATGCACTAGTGCAAAATCACTGTCTTACCTGTTCTAAAAGGTCTGCCAATGAGTACAAATGTTGTCTTACCAGCCGAGCTTATGAAGCAGTTAGTTCCAACTTCAATGTACCTAACTTATCAGCAGTTCCTCACTTAATTCCCTTAACCGAAGTAGAACATTTAGATTCTGAACTATGGGAAAGATGTCGCTTCTCATTAAGCACGGGAGGTACTGATCCTAAAGCATGGGATAAAGCGGTTCGGACAGCAACAGTTGT is a window encoding:
- a CDS encoding DUF29 domain-containing protein; the encoded protein is MLTQTDYALWIEETINLLKEQNYHSVDWEDLIEEIESLGRSQKRELRNRLITMLEHCLKLCYSDYVQDYRGWTETIKRSQRELKGLLEDSPSLRPYWDEIFIECYISALTTLRENSDYQSFSFPDDCPFPQEIDQILQQTSWRK
- a CDS encoding type I restriction endonuclease, translated to MQTLAVTETITTIAEAEKRFGLSRSESEDFFTEWHNQLPEINPNDRTNLEILWKRYIYHRSGGHLLESTVMLLLVSPLLTVAGLYDPPFRIKAEESVQITIADSEETLQGRIDLLVLQDQLWVIVLESKKTMLSVWSALPQTLAYLMASPNTDLPNFGMLTNGDDIVFVKLENKHYAISRVFAPLSTQSELESACRVLCKIAEIVKW
- a CDS encoding TIGR02391 family protein, whose translation is MQTYNLTDSQKNILKWIVEQVSAGKLDEEEIWVIWTMQGTSLVGYEDNVPEIKKTTLDALVQNHCLTCSKRSANEYKCCLTSRAYEAVSSNFNVPNLSAVPHLIPLTEVEHLDSELWERCRFSLSTGGTDPKAWDKAVRTATVVLEERLRKLGKTEAINPDATGETIVNFIFSGKHPILSGKLEDKKLKAYRDLYAGMMSVFRNSYAHRIVDPSPEIGGAIIVFIDLLLKMLEDINWDATEDEV